From Anaerohalosphaera lusitana, one genomic window encodes:
- a CDS encoding adenylosuccinate synthase, translating into MNCCVVGLQWGDEGKGKVVDILAEKSDIVARYGGGANAGHTVIIGDEKFALHIMPSGAVRPGTACVIGNGVVVDPEILIGEIEGLAERDISLAGRLFISESANVVLDYHKLEDRLREQSLGKDKIGTTARGIGPCYADKVGRSFAVRMSDFKHLDNLKQRLEKIIAYKNKVFAALYDAEPISVDDIFAKCRVYAQKLGPYIRNTTQYLHESIEQGKNILFEGAQGALLDLDHGTFPFVTSSNASALGMGPGCGVPNQKVDRFIGLVKAYTTRVGEGPFPTEQDNDTGQLIRDKGNEYGTTTGRPRRCGWFDGVATAYTARIGGITEVAMMHLDTLAGMPELKICKAYSVNGRETDFFPIDGEELASAECVYETLPGWDEDISGVQNFEDLPQNAKNYVEKVEQIIGVPVTMIGVGPKRSQAITRK; encoded by the coding sequence ATGAATTGTTGTGTAGTCGGATTGCAATGGGGTGATGAAGGCAAGGGCAAGGTCGTTGATATCCTCGCCGAGAAAAGTGATATCGTAGCACGCTACGGCGGCGGGGCCAATGCGGGCCATACCGTAATAATCGGCGACGAAAAATTCGCCCTGCACATAATGCCCAGCGGCGCCGTTCGACCCGGCACCGCGTGCGTGATCGGCAACGGTGTTGTCGTCGACCCCGAAATACTCATCGGCGAGATCGAAGGACTTGCCGAACGCGACATCAGCCTCGCGGGCAGACTGTTCATCAGCGAAAGCGCAAACGTTGTGCTCGACTATCACAAGCTCGAGGATCGCCTCCGCGAACAATCTCTCGGCAAGGACAAGATCGGCACAACCGCTCGCGGCATCGGCCCCTGCTATGCAGACAAAGTTGGCCGAAGCTTTGCCGTACGCATGTCCGACTTCAAGCACCTCGACAACCTCAAGCAGCGGCTCGAAAAGATCATCGCATACAAGAACAAAGTTTTCGCCGCTCTCTACGACGCCGAACCGATCAGCGTCGACGACATTTTCGCGAAGTGCCGGGTCTACGCTCAGAAGCTCGGGCCGTACATCCGCAATACGACGCAGTACCTGCACGAATCCATCGAACAGGGCAAGAACATCCTCTTCGAAGGCGCACAGGGCGCACTGCTCGACCTCGACCACGGCACGTTCCCGTTCGTGACCAGCTCCAACGCCAGCGCGCTTGGCATGGGCCCCGGCTGCGGCGTACCGAACCAGAAGGTCGACCGATTCATCGGTCTCGTCAAGGCATACACCACCCGCGTCGGCGAGGGGCCGTTCCCGACCGAGCAGGACAACGATACGGGCCAGCTCATTCGCGACAAGGGCAACGAGTACGGCACTACGACCGGCAGGCCGCGACGCTGCGGCTGGTTCGACGGTGTCGCGACCGCGTACACCGCCAGGATCGGCGGTATAACCGAGGTCGCGATGATGCACCTCGACACGCTCGCCGGCATGCCCGAACTGAAAATATGCAAGGCCTACAGCGTCAACGGCCGCGAAACCGACTTCTTCCCGATCGACGGCGAAGAGCTCGCCTCCGCCGAATGTGTTTACGAAACCCTGCCCGGCTGGGACGAGGACATCAGCGGCGTACAGAACTTCGAGGATCTGCCGCAGAATGCCAAGAACTACGTCGAGAAGGTCGAGCAGATCATCGGAGTACCTGTCACCATGATCGGCGTCGGACCCAAACGCAGCCAGGCGATAACCCGCAAGTAA
- a CDS encoding deoxyguanosinetriphosphate triphosphohydrolase, producing MLAQYAIIPDISRGRKYDTKPHPYRGDFERDRDRIIHSQAFRRLEGKTQVFVAGVNDNYRNRLTHSIEVAQIGRTIARALNLNESLTEAICLAHDVGHSPFGHAGEHTINEIMAPHGGFEHNLQAMRIVDLIEHPYPDFQGLNLMYETRLGLALHSSPYDKPETMSEFAELRCSLEGQIANVADRIAYNCHDLEDGLRSRFIEEPDLTGIELFDRARELINAPAITDIVVRKIRTAKAVIDMLVSDCIATSTRAIADANIATVRDVYRHTDPLIILSDDADAKLQKLESFLMKNMYKHDDLIKGFDTASGWLRGLFEKLCEDPEQMPSYYRGFIESEGLQRVVCDYIAGMTDRYCEQMVRRLSIA from the coding sequence ATGCTTGCACAATACGCGATTATCCCCGACATCAGCCGGGGTCGAAAATATGATACAAAGCCTCACCCGTACCGCGGCGATTTCGAGCGTGACCGCGACCGGATCATCCACAGCCAGGCGTTCCGCAGGCTCGAGGGCAAGACCCAGGTCTTCGTCGCGGGCGTAAACGACAACTACCGCAACCGCCTGACGCACAGCATCGAGGTCGCGCAGATCGGCCGAACAATCGCCCGCGCACTCAACCTCAACGAGAGCCTGACCGAGGCTATCTGCCTTGCGCATGACGTGGGCCACAGTCCTTTCGGGCACGCAGGTGAACACACCATAAACGAAATAATGGCCCCGCACGGCGGCTTTGAACATAATCTCCAGGCCATGCGCATCGTCGATCTCATCGAGCATCCCTACCCCGACTTCCAGGGGCTGAATCTCATGTACGAAACACGCCTCGGCCTGGCGCTGCACTCGAGCCCGTACGACAAGCCCGAAACGATGTCCGAGTTTGCCGAGCTGCGGTGCTCGCTGGAAGGGCAGATCGCCAATGTCGCCGACCGCATCGCCTACAACTGTCATGACCTCGAAGACGGCCTGCGTTCCCGCTTCATCGAAGAACCTGACCTGACCGGCATCGAACTGTTCGACCGGGCCCGCGAGCTGATAAACGCACCTGCCATCACCGACATAGTCGTCCGCAAGATCCGCACCGCAAAAGCGGTCATCGACATGCTCGTCAGCGACTGCATCGCCACCAGCACCCGCGCCATTGCCGACGCAAACATCGCGACCGTCCGGGACGTCTACCGGCACACGGACCCGCTGATCATCCTCAGCGATGACGCCGATGCGAAACTGCAGAAACTCGAATCCTTCCTAATGAAGAACATGTATAAACATGACGACCTGATCAAGGGTTTCGACACCGCGAGCGGCTGGCTTCGCGGCCTGTTCGAAAAGCTCTGCGAAGACCCCGAACAGATGCCCTCTTACTACCGCGGCTTCATCGAATCCGAGGGCCTTCAGCGAGTCGTCTGCGACTACATCGCGGGCATGACCGACCGCTACTGCGAGCAGATGGTCCGGCGGCTCTCAATCGCATGA
- a CDS encoding isoprenyl transferase — protein MTDSFKQKRAAAAERLGVPAESIPRHIAIIMDGNGRWAQQRGLPRFHGHSKGGQIVEKIALYCVDIGVEALTLYSFSMQNWKRPAEEIEFLMGLYSMYLEGIRETLMKNDVRLVHLGREKPLPDKVIETMHGTVDLTKNNKGMALGLALNYGARTELIDAAREIAEEYKAGKLDIDDIDESCFDRHLYTAGLPDPDLLIRTSGEMRISNFLLWQLSYAEFYVTETFWPDFNPDSLDEAILAYAKRARRFGDVNSKSAQQ, from the coding sequence TTGACTGACAGCTTCAAACAAAAACGAGCCGCCGCAGCCGAACGCCTTGGAGTACCCGCTGAATCCATACCGCGCCACATCGCGATTATTATGGACGGCAACGGCAGATGGGCCCAGCAGCGTGGCCTGCCGCGATTCCACGGCCACAGCAAGGGCGGGCAGATCGTCGAAAAGATCGCCCTCTACTGCGTCGACATCGGCGTCGAGGCCCTAACGCTCTATTCCTTCTCCATGCAGAACTGGAAACGCCCGGCCGAGGAGATCGAATTTCTCATGGGCCTTTACAGCATGTACCTCGAGGGCATTCGCGAAACGCTGATGAAAAATGATGTCCGCCTGGTCCATCTCGGCAGAGAAAAGCCCCTGCCCGACAAGGTCATCGAAACGATGCACGGCACGGTCGACCTGACCAAGAACAACAAGGGTATGGCCCTCGGTCTCGCACTCAACTACGGCGCACGCACCGAACTCATCGACGCGGCCCGCGAAATAGCGGAAGAATACAAAGCCGGCAAGCTGGATATTGACGACATCGACGAATCCTGCTTCGACCGCCACCTTTACACGGCCGGGCTGCCCGACCCGGATCTGCTCATCCGCACCAGCGGCGAGATGCGCATCAGCAACTTCCTGCTCTGGCAGCTTTCCTACGCAGAATTCTACGTGACCGAAACCTTCTGGCCCGACTTCAACCCAGACAGCCTTGATGAAGCGATACTCGCATACGCAAAACGAGCAAGACGATTCGGCGACGTGAACTCAAAATCCGCACAGCAATAG
- a CDS encoding HIT family protein: protein MERKNLWAPWRMKYIKGLTEEHECFICHHLQDKDNDRQNLVLWRGQHSVVLFNRFPYNNGHMLIAPNRHIPDMNAATDEELFEITKLTREIQNALSDTIHPHGFNVGLNFGRCAGAGLPGHMHAHIVPRWNGDTNFMAVCSDTDVISQDLIELYDLLKQISVEKGYPKL, encoded by the coding sequence ATGGAACGCAAGAATCTCTGGGCACCATGGCGAATGAAATACATCAAGGGGCTCACCGAAGAACACGAATGCTTCATCTGCCATCACCTGCAGGACAAGGACAACGATCGGCAGAACCTCGTGCTCTGGCGCGGCCAGCATTCGGTCGTGCTCTTCAACCGCTTTCCGTACAACAACGGCCATATGCTGATCGCACCGAATCGGCACATCCCCGATATGAATGCGGCGACTGACGAAGAGCTGTTCGAAATAACCAAACTCACCCGCGAGATACAGAACGCGCTCAGCGATACGATCCACCCGCACGGCTTTAACGTGGGGCTGAACTTCGGCCGATGCGCAGGCGCGGGTCTGCCCGGCCACATGCATGCCCACATCGTCCCACGCTGGAACGGCGACACGAACTTCATGGCCGTCTGCTCGGACACGGACGTGATAAGCCAGGACCTGATCGAACTGTATGACCTGCTAAAGCAGATCAGCGTCGAAAAGGGCTATCCGAAACTGTAA
- a CDS encoding undecaprenyl-diphosphate phosphatase — MLGKTNKMQSAFDSLRKPALIAAFFATALLVLPVFAAETPASAETPPAENNFSTFDAILLGVVEGITEYLPVSSTGHLLFLQKMLGLAETEQAEAAADSYAIIIQSGAILAVLGLYFKRVRQVSVGMFTGDPGRQIGINLIIAFLPAAIVGLLLQSTIKSVLFGPWPIVVAWLAGGIVILAWKRHPDKKASPADTILETMTARQALIIGLIQCIAMWPGVSRSLATILGGLLVGLPLVAAVEFSFLLGGITLGAATVYELVVHGSIVLEAYDPATAFVGFLFSLISAAIAVKWLVTYLKTHSMAIFGYYRIGLAIAAAAYLLWVA, encoded by the coding sequence GTGCTCGGAAAAACCAATAAAATGCAGTCCGCCTTTGATTCGCTGCGAAAACCTGCCTTGATCGCTGCTTTTTTCGCAACAGCGTTGTTAGTCTTGCCCGTTTTCGCGGCTGAGACACCTGCATCCGCCGAAACCCCGCCGGCCGAAAACAATTTTTCAACCTTCGACGCCATACTGCTCGGAGTTGTCGAAGGCATCACCGAATACCTCCCCGTAAGTTCCACGGGCCACCTGCTGTTTTTGCAGAAAATGCTCGGCCTTGCTGAAACCGAACAGGCCGAAGCTGCGGCCGATTCTTACGCTATAATCATCCAGTCCGGCGCGATCCTGGCTGTGCTCGGCCTGTACTTCAAGCGTGTCCGGCAGGTCTCCGTCGGCATGTTCACGGGTGATCCGGGCAGGCAGATCGGCATAAACCTGATCATCGCCTTTCTTCCCGCCGCGATCGTGGGGCTTTTGCTGCAGTCCACGATAAAAAGCGTCCTTTTCGGCCCCTGGCCCATAGTCGTCGCCTGGCTGGCCGGCGGTATAGTAATTCTTGCCTGGAAGCGTCATCCCGACAAAAAGGCTTCGCCCGCCGATACCATCCTCGAAACGATGACCGCTCGCCAGGCCCTGATCATCGGCCTGATCCAGTGCATCGCGATGTGGCCCGGCGTGAGCCGTTCGCTCGCTACCATTCTCGGCGGTCTGCTGGTGGGCCTGCCCCTGGTCGCCGCAGTGGAGTTCAGCTTTCTGCTGGGCGGCATAACCCTAGGCGCAGCAACGGTTTATGAGCTTGTAGTGCACGGTTCGATAGTCCTGGAGGCCTACGACCCGGCGACCGCTTTTGTCGGCTTTCTTTTCTCACTCATCTCCGCCGCCATCGCGGTAAAATGGCTGGTGACATACCTGAAAACCCACAGCATGGCCATTTTCGGCTACTACCGAATAGGTCTCGCCATCGCAGCCGCTGCCTACCTTTTGTGGGTCGCTTAG
- a CDS encoding PhoH family protein: MEVKVKLAPDLDSPELFGPADKYLRKLRGSMGLRITVRDAVVTITGDPEKARKAGDIIGRMQKRLMKRGLLTEADVDEIISQAKNQIKPSKDESIIVFGHRGVIEPFTRGQLDYIRTIQKNDLTLCTGPAGTGKTYLAVAAAVSMLKQKLVRKVILARPAVEAGEKLGFLPGDLQAKVNPYLRPLFDALEEMMDFGQMRKFMEMDIIEIIPLAFMRGRTLNEAAIICDEAQNTSPSQMLMLLTRLGRGSKMIITGDITQVDLEKGKPSGMVDAWRTLKGIDGVGFVQLGKTDIVRHSLVQNIVQAYDKKKTDQNSKQD, encoded by the coding sequence TTGGAAGTAAAAGTTAAACTTGCACCAGATCTGGACAGCCCAGAGCTTTTCGGCCCTGCGGACAAGTATCTGCGCAAGCTCCGAGGCTCGATGGGTCTGCGGATAACCGTTCGCGATGCCGTGGTTACCATTACAGGCGACCCGGAAAAGGCTCGCAAGGCGGGCGATATTATCGGACGAATGCAAAAGCGTCTCATGAAACGCGGCCTGCTTACCGAAGCAGACGTCGACGAAATAATCTCTCAGGCCAAAAACCAGATAAAACCATCAAAAGACGAAAGCATCATCGTTTTTGGCCATCGAGGCGTGATCGAACCCTTCACCCGAGGCCAGCTCGACTACATCCGCACCATCCAGAAAAACGACCTCACGCTCTGCACCGGACCTGCCGGCACCGGAAAAACCTACCTCGCCGTCGCTGCAGCAGTCTCGATGCTCAAGCAGAAGCTCGTGCGAAAGGTCATCCTCGCCAGGCCAGCGGTCGAAGCAGGTGAAAAACTCGGCTTCCTGCCCGGCGACCTGCAGGCGAAAGTGAATCCCTATCTGCGTCCGCTCTTCGACGCGCTCGAAGAGATGATGGACTTCGGCCAGATGCGCAAGTTCATGGAAATGGACATAATCGAGATCATCCCGCTCGCCTTCATGCGAGGCAGAACGCTCAACGAAGCAGCGATCATCTGCGACGAGGCCCAGAACACCTCGCCATCTCAGATGCTCATGCTTTTGACCCGTCTCGGCCGAGGCTCCAAGATGATCATCACGGGCGATATCACCCAGGTCGACCTCGAAAAGGGAAAACCCAGCGGAATGGTCGACGCCTGGCGAACACTAAAGGGCATCGACGGCGTAGGATTCGTACAGCTTGGAAAAACCGACATCGTAAGGCATTCTCTCGTTCAGAACATCGTCCAGGCATACGATAAGAAGAAGACGGATCAGAATTCGAAACAGGATTGA
- a CDS encoding uroporphyrinogen decarboxylase family protein, translating into MNFQPDYRMILDVLANRRPTRLPLYEHIIAPQVMEKILNRKFSDLENGDANDLGLFFENYCHFFKSMTYDTVSYEVTIADRLPGHGAILGGKPGPIQSRSDFQAYPWDRLPELYWAEAQKRFAALEEMMPEGMKAVGGVGNGVFEISEDLVGMEYLAYLQADDPELHAELYTRIGDLMYKLWDRFLKQFGNAYAVCRMGDDLGFKSGFLISPATIRKHIMPQYKRITDLIHSHGKPFLWHSCGCVFGVMDEMIELGIDAKHSNEDQIAPFDRWIDLYGQRIGLLGGIDVNLLCLETPEYIKSRVQADALRFRQKANGFALGSGNSIPNYVPVEGYLAMVEAAQAVRKDRSC; encoded by the coding sequence GTGAACTTCCAGCCTGATTACAGAATGATCCTGGACGTGCTTGCTAACCGCAGGCCGACGAGACTCCCTCTATACGAGCATATCATCGCGCCGCAGGTTATGGAAAAGATCCTCAACAGGAAATTTTCCGACCTGGAAAACGGCGACGCGAACGACCTGGGGCTGTTTTTTGAAAACTACTGCCATTTTTTCAAGTCCATGACATATGACACGGTCTCTTACGAGGTAACTATTGCGGATCGATTGCCCGGGCATGGTGCCATTCTGGGCGGCAAGCCCGGCCCGATCCAGTCCCGAAGTGATTTCCAAGCGTATCCGTGGGACCGGCTGCCCGAGTTGTACTGGGCGGAGGCACAAAAACGATTCGCTGCACTTGAAGAGATGATGCCTGAAGGCATGAAGGCTGTCGGCGGAGTCGGTAACGGAGTATTCGAGATCAGCGAAGATCTGGTGGGGATGGAGTATCTCGCCTACCTGCAGGCTGACGATCCCGAACTGCATGCTGAACTTTATACGCGGATCGGCGACTTGATGTATAAGCTCTGGGACAGGTTTCTCAAGCAATTCGGCAACGCTTATGCGGTCTGCAGAATGGGCGACGACCTGGGCTTCAAGAGCGGCTTTCTGATCTCGCCCGCCACGATCCGAAAACACATCATGCCTCAGTACAAGAGAATCACCGATCTGATACATTCCCACGGCAAGCCGTTTTTATGGCATAGCTGCGGGTGCGTCTTCGGAGTCATGGATGAAATGATCGAGCTGGGGATCGATGCAAAGCATTCAAACGAGGATCAGATCGCACCGTTTGACAGATGGATCGATCTATATGGCCAGAGGATCGGACTTCTTGGCGGCATCGACGTCAATCTGCTCTGCCTGGAAACGCCGGAGTATATAAAAAGCAGGGTCCAGGCGGATGCCCTGCGTTTTCGGCAAAAGGCTAACGGCTTTGCACTCGGATCGGGCAATTCAATTCCCAATTATGTGCCCGTGGAAGGCTATCTGGCGATGGTGGAAGCCGCTCAAGCCGTCAGGAAAGATCGATCCTGTTGA
- the ilvD gene encoding dihydroxy-acid dehydratase — MRSDAIKDGFQRSPHRGLLRACGVGDDDMKRPFIAVANSFCEIVPGHVHLNKVAETVKQAIREAGGIPFEFNTIAVCDGIAMGHTGMKYSLASREIIADAVETMVRAHCFDGMVCIPNCDKVVPGMLMGAVRTDIPTLFVSGGPMAAGRTKNGRTVDLISIFEGIAAYNAGKMSMEELHELECSGCPSQGSCSGMFTANSMNCLCEAIGMALPGNGTILAIDPKRQDLYKAAGKRVVEMVGEDLKPSDILCDKSFDNAFTLDMAMGGSTNTVLHALAVANEAGIEYDLERINAITQKCPNICKVSPSSEWHIEDVDKAGGISAILNEVNKIPNLLAADCMTATGKTLGENIADTPIKDSDCIHSIENAYTKTGGLSILMGNLAPNGCVVKTAGVSKSMLKHSGLAVIFESQEEACDGILAGKVKSGDVVIIRYEGPKGGPGMQEMLSPTSYIMGAGLGDSVALITDGRFSGGTRGACIGHVSPEAAVGGPIGLIKDGDVIEIDILKNQIDVKLSEQELAKRGKEWKPKPPRITKGYLAKYASMATSADTGAVLKWD; from the coding sequence ATGAGAAGTGATGCGATAAAAGATGGTTTTCAGCGCAGTCCGCACCGCGGTCTGTTACGTGCCTGCGGAGTTGGTGACGATGATATGAAACGGCCGTTCATCGCGGTCGCCAACAGTTTCTGCGAGATCGTGCCCGGCCATGTCCACCTCAACAAGGTCGCCGAAACGGTCAAACAGGCGATCCGCGAAGCGGGCGGGATCCCGTTCGAGTTCAACACGATCGCGGTATGCGACGGCATCGCGATGGGCCATACGGGCATGAAATATTCTCTTGCATCGCGTGAGATCATCGCCGACGCGGTCGAGACGATGGTGCGTGCGCACTGCTTTGACGGCATGGTCTGCATACCAAACTGCGACAAGGTCGTGCCGGGCATGCTGATGGGCGCTGTGCGGACAGATATACCGACGCTGTTCGTCTCGGGCGGACCGATGGCGGCGGGCAGAACCAAAAACGGCAGGACCGTGGACCTGATCAGCATCTTCGAGGGCATCGCGGCATATAACGCGGGCAAAATGAGCATGGAAGAGCTGCACGAACTCGAATGCTCCGGCTGCCCCTCGCAGGGAAGCTGCTCGGGCATGTTCACAGCCAACAGCATGAACTGTCTTTGTGAAGCGATCGGCATGGCCCTGCCCGGCAATGGGACGATACTCGCGATCGATCCGAAACGCCAGGACCTCTACAAAGCCGCAGGCAAACGCGTCGTCGAGATGGTCGGCGAGGACCTCAAGCCCTCCGACATCCTCTGCGACAAGTCCTTCGACAACGCCTTCACGCTCGACATGGCGATGGGCGGCTCGACGAACACCGTTCTGCACGCGTTGGCGGTTGCGAACGAAGCGGGCATCGAGTACGACCTGGAACGCATAAACGCGATCACACAGAAGTGCCCTAATATCTGCAAGGTTTCGCCCTCCAGCGAATGGCACATCGAGGACGTTGACAAGGCAGGCGGCATCAGCGCGATACTCAACGAAGTGAACAAAATACCAAATCTGCTGGCGGCTGACTGCATGACCGCGACCGGCAAGACGCTGGGCGAGAATATCGCCGATACCCCGATCAAGGACAGCGACTGCATTCATAGCATCGAGAATGCATACACCAAGACCGGCGGGCTGTCGATCCTGATGGGTAATCTCGCGCCGAACGGCTGCGTGGTCAAAACGGCGGGCGTGAGCAAATCCATGCTCAAGCACAGCGGGCTGGCCGTGATATTCGAGTCGCAGGAAGAAGCATGCGACGGCATCCTGGCCGGCAAGGTCAAGAGCGGCGACGTCGTCATCATCCGCTACGAAGGGCCCAAGGGCGGACCCGGCATGCAGGAAATGCTCTCGCCCACGAGCTATATAATGGGCGCAGGGCTCGGCGATTCGGTCGCACTGATCACGGACGGACGTTTCTCGGGCGGCACACGCGGTGCGTGCATTGGCCACGTCTCGCCCGAGGCAGCAGTAGGCGGGCCGATCGGCCTGATCAAGGACGGCGACGTCATCGAGATCGACATTCTCAAAAATCAGATCGACGTCAAGCTCAGCGAACAGGAACTGGCCAAGCGAGGCAAGGAATGGAAGCCCAAGCCCCCGCGTATCACAAAGGGATACCTGGCAAAGTACGCATCGATGGCCACGAGTGCGGACACCGGTGCTGTCCTCAAATGGGACTAG
- a CDS encoding phosphatidylglycerophosphatase A: MLGIKRFLTSSFGLGWLPIAPGTWGSLGPVGIFALLYYLGVKPGPMRYAMIIVALLSSIICVLCSPASIKAAGRKDPGEVVVDEAAGQAITLMFILPSAYAMPQVAIAAGGSFLLFRLFDIIKPYPCKLLEKFPAGWGILADDLMAGLYGGIVLLLAQVVYLKVSDVTPPA, from the coding sequence ATGCTAGGCATAAAACGTTTTCTGACAAGCAGTTTCGGACTCGGCTGGCTGCCGATCGCCCCCGGCACATGGGGCTCTCTCGGGCCCGTCGGAATTTTCGCCCTCCTTTACTACCTCGGCGTCAAGCCCGGCCCGATGCGATACGCCATGATCATCGTGGCCCTGCTATCGAGCATTATCTGCGTGCTGTGCTCGCCCGCTTCCATCAAGGCGGCAGGCCGAAAGGACCCCGGCGAAGTGGTCGTCGACGAAGCAGCGGGCCAGGCCATAACGCTCATGTTCATCCTGCCCTCAGCCTACGCAATGCCCCAGGTTGCGATCGCAGCGGGCGGCAGCTTCCTGCTGTTCCGGCTTTTCGATATAATCAAACCCTATCCATGCAAACTGCTCGAAAAGTTCCCCGCCGGCTGGGGCATACTCGCCGACGACCTGATGGCGGGACTCTACGGTGGCATAGTGCTCCTGCTCGCCCAGGTAGTCTATCTCAAAGTAAGCGACGTCACACCGCCCGCGTAA
- a CDS encoding phosphatidate cytidylyltransferase: MLKYRLIFGTLMIAAFLGLLIFDAWLDGSLLADTENLPIQASILAGLLAGLAIPATFELSHLLANVGAKVFKPLTIILTALMATNWYWAQFYTDPAQFQLYYLLFTSAFAVLGVFLYQGKWFGTSDVLKNCSANLFCIFYLGLLSSFVLGIRIEFGVWALLMFVFVVKSSDIGAYTAGKLFGKHKFAPRISPGKTWEGLAGAIIFAAIVSFIFGYCCDIMAPWSAVLFGIVFAVCGQLADLAESMIKRDAQQKDSSAVVPGFGGVLDVIDSPLGTAPLAYAFLMFASA; encoded by the coding sequence ATGCTTAAATACAGACTCATCTTTGGAACATTGATGATCGCGGCCTTCCTCGGTCTGCTCATATTCGACGCGTGGCTGGACGGGTCCCTTCTTGCCGACACAGAAAACCTCCCCATTCAGGCCAGCATTCTCGCCGGTCTTCTAGCGGGCCTTGCGATCCCGGCGACATTCGAACTTTCGCACCTGCTGGCCAACGTCGGCGCAAAAGTATTCAAGCCCCTCACGATAATCCTGACCGCACTTATGGCGACCAACTGGTACTGGGCCCAGTTTTACACCGATCCGGCACAATTCCAGCTCTACTACCTGCTTTTCACCTCCGCATTCGCCGTTCTGGGTGTATTTCTGTACCAGGGAAAGTGGTTCGGCACATCCGACGTGCTGAAAAACTGCAGCGCCAACCTCTTTTGTATTTTTTATCTCGGTCTTCTCAGTAGCTTCGTACTCGGAATTCGTATAGAATTCGGCGTGTGGGCGCTTCTGATGTTCGTTTTTGTCGTAAAGTCCTCTGATATAGGGGCTTACACTGCCGGCAAACTTTTCGGAAAGCACAAATTCGCCCCCCGCATCAGCCCGGGCAAGACCTGGGAAGGGCTCGCGGGCGCAATAATATTTGCAGCTATTGTTTCTTTTATTTTTGGGTATTGCTGTGATATAATGGCTCCCTGGTCAGCCGTTTTGTTCGGAATCGTCTTTGCTGTATGTGGCCAGTTGGCTGACCTGGCTGAATCTATGATCAAAAGAGATGCCCAGCAAAAGGATTCGTCGGCAGTTGTGCCGGGTTTTGGGGGTGTTTTGGACGTTATTGACTCTCCGCTCGGGACCGCACCGCTGGCCTATGCTTTTCTGATGTTCGCATCTGCTTAG